The sequence TTTTTCTTGTGGTTGGTTTTGATGGTTTCTTGGTTTCAATTATTATCTTTTTGACAATGTCACTGTGATGGTAAAACAATCTTTCTCTGGTTGCAAAGACTCCACAACTTCCGATGTGATATGAAATAGCTGAGTTTAGGTTCAAATAGCAAGAATATGACGCATGAGATACCGACACTATTTAACCATATAAAAAGTTTATTCTAGCGAAATCCTCTCAACCCCCTAAGATTTGACACCAACTGCATGCATCAAAATCCACCAACTTATCCATCATTTAACTGCGTGAAGAAGCGGCAAGCACAATCCCTGTTACGTCTGGAAGTGATGTAATAGCTAATTATGTGTGAGGTGCGACTCATGCAAGGTTAATGAAAAATGGACCAGCATACATTTTCTTGTGATGATTCAGTGGTTTGCTACTTTGCTACTTTGGGACTGCCTACAACATGGTAAATCTGTATGTTCTTTCAAGTTAATTTTGACAGCCAACCAAAAAATTTGGTTCCAAAAAATATGGGAGTTTGTAAAATCAAATATATTCAAGATCAACTGTTCCCACCAAGAGCTTGTCAACCATTCAAATCGATATGGGAGCTCTGGACCTATCAGCTGGTAAATTTTCTCAGCATTACTGTCCTACTTGGGTTTTGTTCTTATTGTTGTTAGCTCTGTTGGTTTTGGGATTTAGTTTTACTGCAGCCGTGTATATCTTAGCATTTGAACAAATATCATATAACTGCTATAGAGTTTTGCATTACAAGGTACACACCATCACAAAAGCAAACATAACCACAATACACACTTATAAGATACATGAGCAAACTATCAGGGATACGTGTCACATTTAAAATTGAGTAACCATCTTCATCTGAGTCTCTCTTCAATTTTAATGCAATTATCACTTTAAACTGTACATTTCGTTCCAAGCAATATATTGACACTGGATGTATCAGCATGGTTTTCTGCTGCAATCTCATGCGGCGGTAAGAATAAAGATGGGAAATTTATCATTTCTGGTTCAATAAGATTGTTCCAGCCCTTTGAGAGGATCGAGCTTGCACAACCATCCAACCCTATGTGTGTCACATGCTTCACATCTGTCGGTAATCCAATCTCCATTCCTATTTCTGGTTCTTCTAACTCATCTTTGTATGCTGAAATGAGATACATGTTAAAGATTGTTTGACACATGTATATTTGTAACCATGTCAAAGAAGCCTGGCAAGTGAACTGTGTAGAGAGTGGGTGAGACTTTGgaaataatactttttaattatatttgggCTATCCGATCGAGTTTGTGGGAGTCAATAAGTAATCTTGGGGCAGGTTCCAAGATGACTATTTTTAGAGTTCGACGGGCACATGTAGCATGAGAATAAAACCGTGCGTTTTAGTTATGCATCTTAAAATAGAGATATAATGTGTATTGAATGAGAataggaaaattttcatttttacaTACCAAATAACTGGGAGAAgttcttgaaattttttatcAGCTTTTGGAATTTTGGAAGGGAGGATGGGCTCTTCAAATTTTGGTCCGACAAACTTTCTTCATCATCCTCGTAGTCCCCTTCTTCCACGCTCCTGTCTCCTTCGTGGGTTCCTTCACAACAAAAACAGAAAACCCCAGAAAAAGGTTAAAAGTGTGGGAGTAAAAGGACTTCATACTTGGATGAAATGCGTGTGTGAATGTGTGTCTTGTAGAGAAGCAGACTTGTGGGAGTCGAGTCAATGTCTGGCTTTGATCTTTTTTGCTGCATTCCAATTGCTATACTTGATTCAGAGATGCAACCCATAGTGAAGGGAAGAAGTAAAAATCGTTCACTTCGATCCCGCATGTCTTGGTATGTTGAGAATTGAGATGCAACAAGTTATGAGGTGGGTTGGGAGGAATGATGTTTctgtaatataatatatatgcttCTAACTTACATACTagctttatttttaagttagaaCTACTTTGTTTTATATTGAGAAAGAATGTCCATTCACGATTGATGACTGATATTCAGTTGTATCTCCGTTGGTTCTAAATTGGTGGGCTCCTCCTCTACTTGCCTCACTTAAAGGAGAAGGTAACCAGCACTGTTTGCTTGTTTAATCTTCTTGCATCTTTAGTTAGCTACTCCACCAAAAATGAGTACGTTACAAGCAACATTTTATTGATAACATGGGGAGCCCCAATCGCTATAGCCATGACTATAGCTGGGAATTGTGTGAATTTGCTTGATTCCGAAGGATTTGGAACTAATGAATTATCAAGTCAATGGTTGCTTTGAGAGCACGACATGTGGATACCTGCTTTGCCTAAATACTTTGTTTCTTCATTAGTTCTTTGTACGAAATTTACCTGTCTAATTGCGTCGCCCTCGATTCCGAGGCGAATCATCCAAGTTTGGCATGCGTGTGAACTGTGAACCATAATGAACAAGAAGCTAAGTCTTGTACAAGTCCTAATTTTAGAGTATCAGAAATGATCTGCCGGCCAAACTCCAACAGTGCAGTGCAGTATTTGCAGAGGCCGAAACAATAGTACTAAGAGTCGACAAATCCacttcaaatttaatttattaaggAAATAAATCATACTATTAAGCTTTTTACTTCACAAATCTTTGGTAATATATTCACTTCAATTATTCTTCATATTTCATAAACTTGCAGAACCTTTCGACACAAGAAAATCTTCAAAATTGACCTTAAAAATACGAGCACAACCAATATTTATTGGGAACGGATTTGTCTCGTCTGACTTCCGCAATGTGATTCACAAAATCTTGCGGCTTTTCGTCTATGGAACTTCTGTCGTTGGTATTATGGTTGACTAAGCTCCCTTCAGTAAACCAGAACATATGCGTGCGACACATCGCAGCTGGAATATGAAAAAAATTGCAACCTTTGcattttcaacaaaaaaaaccTTACTCTTCATACTGAAAGATGCACGTTGAGAGATTTTAATACATTGATCTTAATACGGAGAATGTCGGTTACAAAAATTAGGGAGAACAATGTCATAGAACACCTATCGTATATTAAAGTATTAATCAGGAACTTGACACTATCGGGTGATATCACGACATCACAAGTAATCGAGTTGAATGTACCAAATGATCATAGAGGAGGATAAAAGTATGAAGACAAGGAGAAGCCAAGGAAGAGGAGGCCTCCGATCGTTGCAACAGTACGCTGTGAAATCTTTGATGCCAGCATACTTCCACCGACCACCGCCAATGATGTGCAGACTGTATGTCCTATAATGGCCCCTACAGCAACTCCAACGGCATTTTTATGTGTAGCTAGCTGTATAAGGCAAagattcaaaactcaaaagtcTTTTTTACTCGTCCAGTAGACTAGTTTTGGATTTTTTTGGTAGAGATGCTTGCATTCCCTCTGATTGTTCAAACTCAAACATGTAAACTATAAGATGACTTGAGACATTATTACTTACAAGATGTTCACACCACAAATATTGCATCACAACATTAACATTGAAAGACCATGCCACATAAAAGTTTTCAATGTAATAAATTGTCCTCCAACAATCTATATCAATAGAATTAGTTACCGTTTGGTGTTATGGATGAGAtgaatgatatatataaatgtgataaaaatatgatgagatatagataagtaatatatcaaaataaataataatatattgttttgtatgtttttacttttgtaggattattatttttactaatATAATGTCTTAAATGTCTTTGTCAATTGCAAAAAATTGTGGAGAATATTCGTAAAATTCCATCTATATCAAGTCAAGTATGCCCTCATCACATGGCTGGAAGTGATGCCTCATCCAACTCATATGCAATGACATCACGGGGCATGAGATGAAATTAAGTTAACCAAAAAATGAGACAAACATGGGATTAGTAAAAAAATTGCGGCTCATCTCATTTTCATCTATTGTACCAAACGGTACCATATCAAAGAAAGCATAACTCCTTTTATTTTGCTTTCACTCCAGACCAGCCTCAAGGATCCAAGATGAAACTTAATCTGGGATCCTGGACAGCTCATGCAATGGTATCATCTAGTTTTGACAAGTTCAATTATGTATAAAGCAGTGCCTGGACTCGAATCATGAAAGGGGTTTTGATCTGACTTAAATTCACACTTCAGTTCACTCACTATGAGTTAGGTTTATACATGcagaaatatgaaaataaaatcaatgAAAAGCTTATATTTTCTAGTCAAACAAAACCAAGAGTGTAAACGAATCGAACTAATTCACGAGGTTTTTGAGCAAGCAGCACGCtcgaaaaaaatttgattattatttgaaatgatCGAAATCGAGCCAAACTCGAACCTAAATTATTTTGTTCTATAGTTCAAGAGGTGCTGCTCGCAAGCTTTAATATTTCATCagttttttaatataatacaattgtatatgaaataaaaatattttcagcctttcttttcaagTAGCTTGCGAATATATTCGAATTTTTCGTGCCGAATTTGAGCTCGAACTCAAACCTTGATTCGAACCGAATTtgagcaaaaaatattaaaatttttgagcTTCAAATTGAACTTAAGCTCGAATATATCGAATTCGAGCCTGAACATTTTCTTcatattcggctcgattcggttcgtttacACCCCTAAAAAGTACCAACTGCATTCCTAAAATTTTGTGCATGTCATGGAATATAATGCGATGAAAAATGAATAAAAGTACATCACCAAAAACAAATCATGAATATAATTTGTACACATAACTCTATAACCAAACAGAGATCTCCAACGAATTCCATATGTCCATGATCAAACCAAAGCAAATGACAGTTCTCTGTATCCCTTGCTATCATTAGCAGTGGAGAGTACCATACTGATTATGTTAAAATGATAGCAAGAAGATACTATATGCAATACCCTAGTCCATACATGAACTATAATgaatttcatcaaatttcaaCATAGTTTCTATGGTCCAACAGTGTGAATTTCTACAACTATGATACAGTCCTTGATATCCCTTGTTTAGTGATTAACCATGTAAATATAGGTTATTGTTCAAACACCAAGACGATTGGATGCTTCTATCTTAAATGATACTGAATCTTAAAGCATTTCCACAGATCTTAGAAGAAATGACTGAATGGCTTAGCCAGTCTGGTGGTGAACCACCAATTCTCAAGTTCTCCAAAGGACTATGTCTGGAATGCATTTGACACCATTGGACAAAATATTTACTCATATCGACAATGACCAAGTTTGAAAGCTGGCATAAATACATTCAGACTTCAAAGTAAATTAGAAAATCTTACAGCTATTGTTGCAATCTGGCTACGGTCCCCCCACTCTGCtaaaaatgtcaaaataaaTGACTGCAAAAAGAACATTACAGTCGGTCACTTTAAAATCTCCAATCCATTTGAGTTGAAGAAAAGGAGCAAAAAGCAAACacgtaaaaaaaataacaaaatgaaCAGGGAGAATTTTATCTATTACTAAATTAAAGTTGAGTCAAAATAGACAAAATTGGTAGGTTGGAATGGTTTTTTTGTCAATTGTCAAAATCATCCCTATTCATTTTGGTAATTATCATTTGACCTCTTTCTCAATTTTCACAGTTACCCCTTTGGCAATTTTATGCAATTATAAACCTAGCAGTATTCATAATTACAATTTTACCCCTtcctcaattttaaaaattacccCTTTGACAATTTTACTAATTATCGTATTGTTCTATTCTATAATAATGTACCAATTTCTATATTAAAATCATCCCTGTTAATTTTGGTAATTATCATTTCACCCTTTCTCAATTTCATAACTACCCCTTTGGCAGTTTGATCCAAGTCTGTCGCTTTAGTCCTAGCAGTTTTAATAATGACCATTTACCCTTtctcaatttttaaaaattacccCTTTGACAATTTTACTAGTATTGCCTCTATTCTATAATAATGTACCAACTTTATATAAAAATTGAATTAATTCAAAGATAACTTTGACAACAAAAAGGACTGTACAAGTGCatgcacaaaaaaaaaagattgtgCAAGTGCATGCACCTGAGCGCTAGTTAGAATATAAACTTGATAAGAACTTGATAAGAGTAAAACGGGTAGAAAATAGAGCTTGACAATAAGTAAAAATATACCTCCAAATAGATTGGTGTACAAAATCTAGAAAAGAAACGTCGGAATTGTGTTTTCCCTTGTCCACCCTCAAGTTTCTCTTCTACCTGAAAATATTCACAGTGAAAAACCAAATTCCACGATCTATTAGCACATACGTGAGTTGAGGGGAAGATAAGAATAGGCA comes from Henckelia pumila isolate YLH828 chromosome 4, ASM3356847v2, whole genome shotgun sequence and encodes:
- the LOC140867816 gene encoding CRIB domain-containing protein RIC4-like codes for the protein MRDRSERFLLLPFTMGCISESSIAIGMQQKRSKPDIDSTPTRTHEGDRSVEEGDYEDDEESLSDQNLKSPSSLPKFQKLIKNFKNFSQLFAYKDELEEPEIGMEIGLPTDVKHVTHIGLDGCASSILSKGWNNLIEPEMINFPSLFLPPHEIAAENHADTSSVNILLGTKCTV